Below is a genomic region from Prolixibacteraceae bacterium.
CGTTCCTGGCATGGATACAATAAATGGAACTTTATGTCCTCCACCATAGACTGTACCTTTCCCTTCTCTAAGGTCTCCAGCACTTCCAGCATGGTTACCGTATGTAAGCCAAGGTCCATTATCTGACGAGAACATAACAATTGTATTTTTATCTATACCTAACTTCTCCAGTGTTGTGGTAATTTGTCCAACGGACCAATCTAGTTCCATTACAACATCACCGTATATGCCATTTCTAGATTTGCCTCTGAATTTATTGGACACACCAAGTGGTACATGTGGTTGTGAGTATGGTAGGTATAAGAAAAAAGGTTCTTCTTTATGCTTTTTGATAAACTCTACGGCTCTATTGGTAAAGTTGGTTGTCATCTGATTGACATCAGGGTTATATTCGATGACTTTTTCATTCTCGTATACGGGCAGAGGTGGGTAATCATGGTTTGGTTTAGGGTGAAAAGGCCACATGTCCATAGAGTATGGAATACCAAAGAATTCAGTAAAACCATGTTGGTTAGGCATAAATTCTAAATGATGTCCTAGATGCCATTTACCAAACATTCCTGTGTGATAACCATGTTGTTTTAGAAGGTCTGCAATAGTGATTTCATGACTACTCAATCCTTTATTGGAATTGTCATCTACGACACTTTCTAATCCAACTCTTTGTGGATAACATCCTGTTAGTAATGCAGCTCTTGAGGGTGTACATGATGCTGCAGCAACATAAAATGAGGAGAATAGTGTTCCTCTATTTGCTAGTTTATCAAGATTGGGTGTTTCGTTTACTTTAGATCCATAGGCTGCAATGTCTCCATACCCCATATCATCTGCGAATAGAATAATGATATTAGGATGAGAAGCCTCTTTCTCTGTTTTTTCACTTGAATATGAGAAGTAAGGAGCTGTGATTACAGCTCCTAGAAGTAATGATCTGGATATGGTGTTGGTTGTCATTTTTTTCAGTAGAGTTTTTGATTGTTAATTATTTTAAGATATCGAATTAATCCTTCTGTGTAATAGTAGTCTCCGTAGCTTAACGAACCATTTACTTCACTGCCTGCAAGATAGTTTCCTGTTGTGTGTTTGATAATGAAGTTTTCGTTGGTGCCTACTGGAGCTAAGTATTCAATTGAGGAGAGGCTTTTTAAAGCAATCTCAGCGATATTAAAGTATTTCTGACCGTATTGTTCGCTATATTCACTTAGTTCTAAGAGCGCTGAAGCCATAATTGCAGCAGCAGATGCATCTCTCATTGACTTTGGTTTTGGGCAAGAGTAATCCCAGTAGGGAACAAAGTCTTTTGGCATTTTAGGGTGATCTGTGATAAAGTTGGCAATGTTTTCAGCAAACTTAAGATACTTTGGATCTTTAGTTTCCCTATACATCATCGTGTAACCATAAAGCCCCCAGCTTTGTCCTCGGCTCCATGCTGCAGTGTTTGGATCACAAAAACCATTATTCCAATCCATCTTTCTAAACTCTCCTGTTTCTGGATCATAGTCAATAACATGTGGACATGAGAAATCCTTACGATAATGATATTTCATTGTTTGGTCTGCATGAGTTAGAGCAACCCTTTTAAGATTCTTGTCTCCTGATAATTTATATGCTTCATAGATTAACTCTAAGTTCATCATGTTATCTATGATGACAGGGAATTTCCAATCTCTTTTTTCATTGGCATTCCAAGATTGAATGGTTTTTGTTTTTTCATTAAACCTTGTTGCTAATGATTTTGCTGCTTGGATAACTACTTTTTTGTAACTGTTATTCTTTGTGAGTAACCAACCATTTCCATAACTGCAATAAATTCTGAATCCGACATCATGATCTTCTGTATTGTATTGTTCTTTTTCTAGCAATTGCGTTACTTTCTGGGCATCTTTTTGCCATTGGTCATTTCTGGAATATTCATATAAATACCATAATGTTCCTGGGTAAAATCCACTGGTCCAATCGCGTGATGGTTTGAGTCCTCTTTCTGTCGATCTCGGTGTCTGTTTAAATTTGAGAACTTCTGAGAGCATGTTTTTTGCATGTCCATTAATGGTGTTAAATGATTTGGATACCCATTTGGGGGTTTTGTCAAATGTTGACTTGATGTTATCTTTCTTAAGCTCGTTGTTACTACATGACAATAATGTGCAACCAATGATAAGCGATAGTATACCTTTCTTGATCATATTTAATGAGTGATTGTTATTCGATGTTAGTTATTAGACTTCTTTTCTGTTTTAACAAATGTATGTATGTCATGAAGAGATTCGTTTATGAGTTTCTCATTTTCTATGCTTTCAATACAGATATTGTTATAGTATGGTTGAGGCTAACTTAAAAGATGTTGAATTGAATGATTTGGTGAAATGTTGAACCATAGATCGTTTTTGTCTTTGTATGTTTATAAATTAACTCGTATTCAGTTGATAAGTTGATGTGCGTCGACTCACAAGAGTGTGGTTAGAGGTTGTTATTTTTGAAAATTGACACGTTATGATGTATTATTGGAATTATTATAAGTGAGATAAATTTATTAATTTAAGTAGGTATGATAAAAAGATCGGTTGCAACGTTTTTGATGCTAATGTTTGTAGGATTACAATTTGGATATAGTCAAGTTGGGAAGGGGGCACTGAAGAAACATTTCACCCATGAGAGTGTTACTTCTTTTGACCTAGAGAACTGGGGTTTTTATGGAATTGGCAGAGGTAAGAGAGATGTACATAAACAGTTTTGTATGGCTGAATCAGAGAAGTCAAGAGGCGTGGTGTTGATTAGTCCAAAGAGTTATGGAGAAGATGTTGTTTTACAATATGATGTTGTGCCTTTAACTTCTATGACTGTTGTCGTATCAATGCTTTCTGTATCGAATCATGGAAATAAAGACGGCCAATTGATTATCCCGAAAGACTATGATGGAGCTATTAGTATGTGGACAAAAGAGGTGGATGGCTATTTCTTTGCTTATCACAATCTCGCACATAATTATCCTCCTTTTGTGAGAAAAGTTCCAAAGAAGGGAAATGAATTTTTAGCGATGGCTAAGCAAAATGTAATGCAACCAGGTAGATGTTATCGTGTGGAAGTGGGGAAAGTTGACCATAAAGTTTGGATGAAAGTAGATGGTAAACTTTTATTTAATACCGTAGATGATAACGCTTATGGAAAAGGTCATATTGTTCTTCGTACAAGAGGTACCTTATGGTTTCCTGCCTCCGTATTGATTAAGAATATTGATATATATTCTCGTGATTAATGATGGTACAGATCTCTTGTTATTTAGATGAATCGCTTTATTTCAACAAGATATATTTACAGCAATTTGTCGATTATTTAAAATAGAGTCTGTCTGATTCTCGTTGTAGAATAAAATTTGAGGATGGTAGATTGACTACCATCCTCTAGATACTATAGACTAACGCCAATTAGAAACAGTCTCTTCTAGAATTGAGATTTACCGAATGCACTGTCGGTTTTACTCTTCTTAAATATCTTGTTTAGGCTATAGGATGCTCTTAGCTCTAGTATTGGGCCATTTCTTCTGTATTCAGTATCTTGATAGAAGATTTGAACTCCATTTGTATCATATGCTCTTGTACTTAAACCTGTAATATTCGAGCTTAGTATATCTAGTGCTCTTACAGAGAAGTCCCATCCTTTTAGTTTTGTTGGTTTATAAACTAAAGCGGTGTTGGCTTGGTAGTATAGTTCATTCTGACCTTGTGCTGTAACTGTTGCCGATTTTACATTAAAGTCACTACTCCATTTGATCGTTTTAGTAATATTCAGGTTTAGGTTTCCTTTGAAGCTCCAATTTGTACTTTGATTACTCTCTTTATAACCAAAGATATTCCCTTCTACTTTATAGTTGTATAGTGATCCACCAAGAAATAGATCTCCAAAACGTCCCATATTAATCGAAGAGTTTAATTCAGCTCCTAATGATTGAGTGTTACCTGAATTTGTGTAACTTCTGATAAGTACATTCTCTTCTTCATAAACCGTGTTGACACGGAATACTGCGTTGTCAGTTCCTCTATAGAATCCTGTCAGGTTGATAGAAACGTTTGATCCTTTCCATCCATATTGAACTTCCAAGTTGTTCAAATATTCAGGTTCAAGAGTAGGATCTCCCACGACATACACTTCGTAGTGGCGGCGATATAGGAAAGGAGCCATGTCTTTTAGTGCAGGTCTATTAATTCTGCGACTTGCAGAAGCCGAAATAGAGTTATTCTCGCTAAGACTATAGTTTAAATGAAGAGAAGGAAACCAATCTAATTTTTGGGTGTTATATTGATCATCCGTCTTACGGTCGAAAATGTTAAAGTAATCAGGGTTGTCGATTTTCATCTGTTGGTCCATGTACTCTGCTCTAAGTCCAAGTACGTAGCTGAATGCACCAATATCTCCTCGATAGTCTGCATAGAATGCATAGATTCCACGATTCATATCTACTCCATTTTCAAGTGAACTATAATCACCCCACTTTTGGGTATTCACATTTAATGTATCATAGCTGAATGTTCCTGCAATACTCATCCATTGAGGTTGGAATCCGACTGTAAGTTGACTTTTGTTATCGAATTGTTTTTCATAATCGATACTCGCACGGTAAGCATGTAAAGGTGTGTCGTCTGTCTGTTTAAAATGATCTGTCTTAGTCTCCACTTGATCAAGTGGTTTATTGAAATCATAGTTTCTGTTATCCAACTCACGACTCAATGCAGAGTATTCATAAAGAAGGTCAATGTCGATCTTACTTGTTGCACTAAATTTATGGGCAAGATGCAAGTCTGAAGAGTGAAATTGACCATATCTATTATCCGTGTTCGGATTGTATATCCACTTCTCATTTCTGTCAATGCCAGCAATATCTTTTTTGTTTTCATCAGCATAAAATGTGTCGTATACATAGAATGCCGAACGTCCATCATTTCTATTTCCATAGAAATATGATGCGGATAATGTTGTCTTGTCCGTGAAGCTGTAATCTGCACCAAGTTGTGCTGTGTAATATTCATACCACTCTGGTCTTTCACCTTGTGCTACCATGTGATAGTATGAACCATCTTTTTGTAATAATCGAGCATCTCCAGAGCGATTTCCATTTACATTCTTTTTATTGTAGAAAAGACCTCCATAGATGGAAAATTTATCTTTTGTGAACGAAGCATTAACCCCTGTACTATACCTGTTATCATTTAATTCATATCCACTGTATTTATCTGTAAGGTTTCCCCACGGAGAACCTCCAATAAGTCCGTTGGCTGTAATTGAAAATCCATCCGTTGTTCCTTTGTTTGTTTCGATATTAATGATTCCACCTTTTCCCTGAGCATCATATTTTGCTGTTGGTATGGTGATAACATCGATTGATTTAATGGCATCGCCTGCAATTTGACCAAGAAGAACAGATGGGTC
It encodes:
- a CDS encoding sulfatase, which translates into the protein MTTNTISRSLLLGAVITAPYFSYSSEKTEKEASHPNIIILFADDMGYGDIAAYGSKVNETPNLDKLANRGTLFSSFYVAAASCTPSRAALLTGCYPQRVGLESVVDDNSNKGLSSHEITIADLLKQHGYHTGMFGKWHLGHHLEFMPNQHGFTEFFGIPYSMDMWPFHPKPNHDYPPLPVYENEKVIEYNPDVNQMTTNFTNRAVEFIKKHKEEPFFLYLPYSQPHVPLGVSNKFRGKSRNGIYGDVVMELDWSVGQITTTLEKLGIDKNTIVMFSSDNGPWLTYGNHAGSAGDLREGKGTVYGGGHKVPFIVSMPGTIPSGIVNDQMITAMDILPTIMHMTKAEFPRMNPIDGKNIWPILSGQKGAKTPYNYFFFVNKKDVQAVRKGKWKLHKAHNYRIPGTVGKDGMPGTQDNVGGYTGVALYNIDKDPMESTNVASKHPQLVKELTQQIVLFQKDIDNNHRPVGIVNK
- a CDS encoding TonB-dependent receptor family protein, coding for MKTKQLLVFILLLTANTLFAQKGIKGLVKDANSGETLPFVTVKAIEKASNKPFGVFTNNNGTYELKLKEGKYDVIFSFIGYQNDTIKNISITQGGKWRSLSTTSLSTATHNIGDVNVIAKRSTVQATIEKKSYNTKDFETAKGGTAVDILNKLPSVDLDADGNVSVRGTTDFMVYLNGKPTQMDPSVLLGQIAGDAIKSIDVITIPTAKYDAQGKGGIINIETNKGTTDGFSITANGLIGGSPWGNLTDKYSGYELNDNRYSTGVNASFTKDKFSIYGGLFYNKKNVNGNRSGDARLLQKDGSYYHMVAQGERPEWYEYYTAQLGADYSFTDKTTLSASYFYGNRNDGRSAFYVYDTFYADENKKDIAGIDRNEKWIYNPNTDNRYGQFHSSDLHLAHKFSATSKIDIDLLYEYSALSRELDNRNYDFNKPLDQVETKTDHFKQTDDTPLHAYRASIDYEKQFDNKSQLTVGFQPQWMSIAGTFSYDTLNVNTQKWGDYSSLENGVDMNRGIYAFYADYRGDIGAFSYVLGLRAEYMDQQMKIDNPDYFNIFDRKTDDQYNTQKLDWFPSLHLNYSLSENNSISASASRRINRPALKDMAPFLYRRHYEVYVVGDPTLEPEYLNNLEVQYGWKGSNVSINLTGFYRGTDNAVFRVNTVYEEENVLIRSYTNSGNTQSLGAELNSSINMGRFGDLFLGGSLYNYKVEGNIFGYKESNQSTNWSFKGNLNLNITKTIKWSSDFNVKSATVTAQGQNELYYQANTALVYKPTKLKGWDFSVRALDILSSNITGLSTRAYDTNGVQIFYQDTEYRRNGPILELRASYSLNKIFKKSKTDSAFGKSQF
- a CDS encoding glycoside hydrolase family 88 protein; the encoded protein is MIKKGILSLIIGCTLLSCSNNELKKDNIKSTFDKTPKWVSKSFNTINGHAKNMLSEVLKFKQTPRSTERGLKPSRDWTSGFYPGTLWYLYEYSRNDQWQKDAQKVTQLLEKEQYNTEDHDVGFRIYCSYGNGWLLTKNNSYKKVVIQAAKSLATRFNEKTKTIQSWNANEKRDWKFPVIIDNMMNLELIYEAYKLSGDKNLKRVALTHADQTMKYHYRKDFSCPHVIDYDPETGEFRKMDWNNGFCDPNTAAWSRGQSWGLYGYTMMYRETKDPKYLKFAENIANFITDHPKMPKDFVPYWDYSCPKPKSMRDASAAAIMASALLELSEYSEQYGQKYFNIAEIALKSLSSIEYLAPVGTNENFIIKHTTGNYLAGSEVNGSLSYGDYYYTEGLIRYLKIINNQKLY